Within the Streptosporangium album genome, the region CCCGGTGCCGCTCGCCGACCCGGTCGCCCAGCGACTCGGGCATCGCGGGGAGCAGGTGGGCGAGTTCGGGCAGCAGCGGGCGCAGCGCCCCCGTCACCGGTGACAAGCCGGCGGCGGTCAGGTGCTCGCCGCCCCCGCGAAGCGCCTCGACGACGGGCCCGAGGGGGAACGGTTCGCGGATGTGCACGCAGCCGCCGGTCAGCACGGGCCGGTCGGCGAGCTCCGGCCTGGAGGCCAACTCGGCCACCAGGCGGGTTTTGCCTATCCCCGCCTCGCCCTCGATCACGACCACGGCCGGTGGACGGGCCAGGGCCGGCAACAGCCGCTGGAGTTCCTCGTCCCTGCCCACCAGGGTCGGTGAGACGATCTGTCCGGTGGTCTCAACGTTTCGGGGGTCCACGTCACCGACCTCGTGCTCGCGACGGCCGCTCACCCGACCACCGGCCGACTCATGATCCAAGGCAGTTTAGGCATCGACCGGATCTCTTGTTACGGCCGGGTCGGACTAGCCATGTCTCGCCACGGAGTCACGACCGTCGCGAGCTTGCCCACGGCCGGCCGCGGGCTGCGTCAGGGGCTCGGGGTGGGCAGTCCAGCGCCTGGACCCGATCCCGCCGGCGCCGTCCGGCGGTCAGTTACGCCTGGGAACCGGCACCCGCATCAGGTCCCTGGCCGGCACCACCTCGCCGTCGAAGCTGCGACGGACCTCCTCCAGGAACGACGGCTCGTCCGCCAGGCCGTACCTCTCGGAGAAATGCGTCAGCACCAGCCGCCTCACCCCGCACTCGGCGGCGACCCGGCCGGCGTCGAACGCGGTCAGGTGACCGTACTCCTTGGCCAGCGTGGCCTCGGCGGACAGGAACGTCGACTCGATCACCAGCAGGTCCACGCCGGCGGCCAGGGCGAACGCGTTGTCGCACAGCCGGGTGTCCATGATGAAGGCCGCGCTCTGGCCGGGGCGGGGCTCGCTGCACTCCTCCAGCCGGACCGTCGTGCCGTCGGGGGCGGTCACCGTGCCGGTGCGCTGCAGCTCGCCGACCGACGGGCCCCGGACGCCCCGCCCGGCGAGGAGGGAGGGGACCATCCGGCGGCCGTCCGGCTCGTCGAGGCGGTAGCCGTAGGACTCGACGGGGTGGGAGAGCGGGCGGGCGGTGAGGGCCACCGGGCCCGCGCCGAAGGTCACGGCCGGCCCGGAGACGGGGCGCTCGACGATCACCGAGGTGTCGGTGAAGGCGCTGGCGTGGCGCAGGCGGCGCCAGTAGGTCTCGCCGGTGGCGGGGTATGCCGCCTGGACCCCGTGGGTGACGCCGTCCCTGGCGATGCGCTGGACGATTCCGGGAACCCCCAGGCAGTGGTCGCCGTGGAAGTGGGTGACGCAGATCCAGGTGATGTCGTGGGAGCCCACACCCGCCTGGATCATCTGGCGCTGGGTGCCCTCACCGGGGTCGAACAGGAAGCCCTGTCCGTCCCACCGCAGGAGGTATCCGTTGTGGTTACGGTGGCGGGTGGGCACCGCGCTTGAGGTGCCGAGGACGATGAGTTCGCGAAGGGACACAGTCGACATGGTAGGAACCGTGGCGTTCGGGAGTGTCCCGACACCGCTGGGTGAGATGACGGTCGCCGTCACGGAGGACGGCGTGGCGGGCGTCGGCTGGAGCAGCCGGCAGGAGGGGCTCAGGGTCCGTGTGCTGGAGGGGCTCAAACTGGTCGAGGTGGACGAGCCCGGCCGGACGGCGGCGGCGCTCGGCGAGCTCGCCGACTACTACGCGGGCAGGCTGCGGGCCTTCGGCGTTCCGGTGGACTGGAGGCTGACCTCTCCAGCGCAGCGCAGGGTGCTCGGCACGCTGTACGAGACGGTGAAGTACGGCCAGGCCGTGACCTACGGTGAGCTGGCGGCGCGGAGCGGGACGGGTGTTCCCGCGCGGGCGATCGGATCGATCATGGGGGCGAATCCCCTCCCCATCATCGTCCCCTGCCACCGGGTGGTCGCCGGGAACGGGCTGGGTGGGTTCAGCGGGGGAGACGGCGTGGAGTCCAAGCGGTGGCTGCTGACCATGGAGGGATACTTGCAGCCGACCCTGGACTGGGACTGAGCGCGCAGACACGGAGACCGCCCGGGGACAGACCCGGGCGGTCCGCGAGAGAGTCGCGTCGGTCTAGCCGGGGTAGGGAGGCGTGCCGGTCTCGCCGGTGCCTTCCGGCGGGGTCGTCTCACCGGGGACCTGAGACGCGGTGGTCTCGTCAGGCTCCTGGTACGTATCGGTCTGGCCGTCTATCGTGTCCGCCTGCTTCCTGGCCATGTCGGCGGCGCTGTCGATCTGCTGGTCGTACTTGCCGCCTGTCTTCTCCTTGGCCATCTGTGCTGCCTTGTCGATGCCCTGGTTGGCGAGCTCCTCAACCTTGGTGCTGTGCTCGCCGAGCATGCTCTTGACCTTGTCGAAGATCGACATAGGTGAGTCCCCCGATCAACGTCATGCATTCCGTATGGGCTAGAAGAACCATCTCCGTCCT harbors:
- a CDS encoding methylated-DNA--[protein]-cysteine S-methyltransferase produces the protein MAFGSVPTPLGEMTVAVTEDGVAGVGWSSRQEGLRVRVLEGLKLVEVDEPGRTAAALGELADYYAGRLRAFGVPVDWRLTSPAQRRVLGTLYETVKYGQAVTYGELAARSGTGVPARAIGSIMGANPLPIIVPCHRVVAGNGLGGFSGGDGVESKRWLLTMEGYLQPTLDWD
- a CDS encoding antitoxin; translation: MSIFDKVKSMLGEHSTKVEELANQGIDKAAQMAKEKTGGKYDQQIDSAADMARKQADTIDGQTDTYQEPDETTASQVPGETTPPEGTGETGTPPYPG
- a CDS encoding ribonuclease Z; amino-acid sequence: MSLRELIVLGTSSAVPTRHRNHNGYLLRWDGQGFLFDPGEGTQRQMIQAGVGSHDITWICVTHFHGDHCLGVPGIVQRIARDGVTHGVQAAYPATGETYWRRLRHASAFTDTSVIVERPVSGPAVTFGAGPVALTARPLSHPVESYGYRLDEPDGRRMVPSLLAGRGVRGPSVGELQRTGTVTAPDGTTVRLEECSEPRPGQSAAFIMDTRLCDNAFALAAGVDLLVIESTFLSAEATLAKEYGHLTAFDAGRVAAECGVRRLVLTHFSERYGLADEPSFLEEVRRSFDGEVVPARDLMRVPVPRRN